One Thalassospira marina DNA window includes the following coding sequences:
- a CDS encoding multidrug effflux MFS transporter, which produces MSPLSSAPLSTGTGAPDRENSDNSGGETFADPVDGPASSAGQADIANNANGLPDFVAPNVEVSAEHNAGKVSAQQSENAEPAKSGSSSGVVGRGLNRQANMASASPATSGPVGKIAAPLWLLALVTFSGTLAMHIFVPALPLAATGLNAAPGAMQLTISIYILGLAVGQLLYGPISDRFGRRPTLMFGLSLYTIAGVGAVLAPEVNWLIAARLFQALGGCAGLVLGRAIVRDTCVPTEATRRLALMNLMVTLGPGFAPLLGGLMAGELGWRSVLVFLCVLGVVNIVLTWRLLPETGGNAVASSGLAVVRNYFSLLRSPSFLGYAIGGGCATTAMYAFIGAAPFIFVHQLNRPTEEVGPYLAVLILGVWFGSLLAGRLIRHVPLRRLLVVANLVSAASAFGLLAVVLSGHLSVFAAVGLMFLFTLGAGTASPAALTEAISVNPQVIGSASGLYGSAQMAIGAICTALAGLGDNPALAAASVLAAAGIISQLSFWIALRFAPARAAET; this is translated from the coding sequence ATGTCCCCATTATCATCTGCGCCTTTATCCACCGGCACGGGTGCCCCTGACCGCGAAAACAGCGACAATTCTGGCGGCGAAACGTTTGCTGACCCGGTTGATGGTCCTGCCAGTAGCGCGGGGCAGGCCGATATTGCCAATAACGCAAATGGTCTGCCCGATTTCGTAGCGCCGAACGTCGAGGTATCCGCGGAACATAACGCTGGCAAGGTGTCAGCCCAGCAATCTGAAAATGCCGAACCCGCGAAATCCGGTTCATCGTCGGGCGTGGTTGGTCGGGGCTTAAACCGCCAGGCGAATATGGCTTCTGCGTCCCCGGCAACGTCTGGCCCGGTTGGCAAAATTGCTGCCCCGTTATGGTTGCTGGCGCTGGTCACCTTTAGTGGCACGCTGGCTATGCATATCTTTGTGCCGGCATTGCCCTTGGCGGCAACCGGGTTGAATGCGGCACCTGGTGCCATGCAGTTAACCATCAGCATCTATATATTGGGGCTTGCTGTCGGGCAGTTGTTATACGGGCCGATATCCGATCGTTTCGGACGGCGGCCAACATTAATGTTTGGCCTGTCGCTATATACAATTGCCGGTGTCGGCGCCGTATTGGCCCCCGAGGTAAACTGGCTGATTGCCGCCCGCCTGTTTCAGGCGCTGGGTGGCTGTGCCGGGCTGGTATTGGGCCGTGCGATTGTGCGTGATACCTGCGTCCCGACCGAGGCGACCCGGCGACTGGCCCTGATGAATTTAATGGTTACCCTTGGTCCCGGTTTTGCGCCGCTATTGGGTGGGTTGATGGCAGGCGAGCTTGGCTGGCGCTCCGTGCTGGTGTTTCTGTGTGTACTGGGCGTGGTCAATATCGTGCTGACCTGGCGGTTATTGCCTGAAACTGGCGGCAATGCTGTTGCCAGTTCGGGGCTGGCTGTTGTGCGCAATTATTTCAGCCTGCTGCGTTCGCCCTCTTTTCTGGGTTATGCCATTGGGGGTGGCTGCGCAACGACGGCGATGTATGCCTTTATCGGGGCGGCCCCCTTTATTTTTGTTCATCAGCTAAACCGTCCGACCGAAGAAGTTGGCCCTTATCTGGCGGTGCTGATTCTTGGTGTCTGGTTTGGCAGCCTTCTTGCGGGCCGATTGATCCGTCATGTCCCTTTGCGCCGTTTGCTGGTCGTGGCCAATCTGGTTAGTGCGGCATCGGCGTTTGGTCTGCTGGCTGTCGTGCTAAGCGGTCATTTATCGGTGTTTGCCGCGGTCGGGCTGATGTTTCTTTTCACGCTGGGCGCTGGTACGGCATCACCCGCTGCTCTCACCGAGGCAATCAGCGTTAACCCACAGGTGATCGGTTCGGCATCGGGGCTTTATGGCAGTGCGCAAATGGCGATTGGTGCCATATGCACCGCATTGGCCGGGTTGGGCGATAATCCTGCCCTTGCTGCTGCCAGTGTTCTGGCTGCTGCTGGCATCATTTCGCAACTTTCCTTCTGGATTGCTCTGCGTTTTGCCCCCGCCCGCGCCGCTGAAACCTGA
- a CDS encoding adenosine kinase, with protein sequence MSEPTVDVVGIGNAIVDVLTHCTEDDLSRLELVKNAMTLIDSDRADALYGEMGPGIEMSGGSAGNTMAGIAALGGKGSYIGKVRDDQLGTVFRHDIRAIGVSFDTAAASEGSSTARCLIFVTPDGHRTMNTFLGACTELGPNDIDAELIKSAKVTYMEGYLWDRDEAKEAFVLAAKIAHEAGRQVSITLSDSFCVDRHRESFRDLVHNHVDILFANEDEIKSLYEVETFDEALAEVRRHCKVAALTRSEKGSVIVSGDTVIEVAAEPVSKVVDTTGAGDLFASGFLFGYTQGYDLATCGRLGSICAAEIISHMGARPDADLKVLCKDAIPA encoded by the coding sequence ATGAGCGAACCCACCGTAGATGTCGTTGGAATCGGCAATGCCATTGTTGATGTTTTGACCCATTGCACCGAAGACGACCTTTCCCGTCTTGAACTGGTCAAAAACGCAATGACCCTGATTGATTCCGACCGTGCCGACGCCCTTTACGGTGAAATGGGCCCGGGCATTGAAATGTCGGGCGGTTCGGCAGGCAACACCATGGCCGGGATCGCCGCCCTTGGTGGCAAGGGGTCCTATATTGGCAAGGTCCGTGATGACCAGCTCGGCACCGTTTTTCGCCATGACATCCGCGCCATTGGCGTCAGCTTTGATACCGCTGCTGCAAGCGAAGGGTCATCGACCGCGCGCTGCCTGATTTTCGTCACACCGGACGGGCACCGCACCATGAATACCTTCCTTGGCGCCTGCACCGAACTGGGCCCGAATGATATTGATGCCGAGCTGATCAAATCAGCCAAGGTGACATATATGGAAGGCTATCTGTGGGACCGGGACGAAGCCAAGGAAGCCTTTGTCCTGGCAGCAAAGATCGCCCATGAAGCCGGTCGACAGGTATCGATCACGCTTTCTGATTCCTTCTGCGTTGATCGTCATCGTGAATCCTTCCGCGATCTGGTGCATAATCACGTCGACATTCTTTTTGCCAATGAAGACGAAATCAAATCGCTTTATGAAGTCGAAACCTTTGACGAGGCCCTGGCTGAAGTGCGCCGCCACTGCAAGGTCGCCGCACTGACCCGCAGCGAAAAGGGTTCGGTGATTGTTTCGGGCGATACGGTTATCGAAGTTGCTGCCGAACCGGTCAGCAAGGTTGTTGATACCACCGGTGCTGGCGACCTGTTTGCATCCGGATTCCTGTTTGGTTACACCCAGGGTTATGATCTGGCGACCTGCGGACGGCTGGGATCGATCTGTGCGGCTGAAATCATTTCCCATATGGGCGCACGCCCGGATGCCGACCTGAAAGTGCTGTGCAAGGACGCCATTCCGGCCTAA
- a CDS encoding SirB1 family protein — protein MDDICADLERSIADATASNGTPPRVMDLAIALQNVIPGHHGFQGDEENYDDTENANLMCVIDRKRGLPVALALLYLHAAARCGLDMTGIDFPGHFLLRLEASGERVLIDPFHNGIVLGAAELRELLKAFQGLDAELQPEHYREATDQTILLRLQNNIKVRALRSGDLAYATTILERCLIIAPDEPGLWHQAGTLHARLNNDEKALAAFEQFLRLNHDPRHQQRIKTLAAELRDRIAGIEPDAAKQGDAKDTDDTVIPFHPPKSCGSDNANGSKQPAPSDDPSPV, from the coding sequence CTGGATGATATCTGCGCCGATCTTGAACGCTCGATTGCCGATGCCACAGCATCAAATGGCACTCCGCCACGCGTGATGGACCTTGCAATAGCTCTGCAAAATGTCATTCCTGGCCATCATGGTTTTCAGGGGGACGAAGAAAATTACGACGATACCGAAAACGCCAATCTAATGTGCGTGATCGACCGCAAGCGCGGCCTGCCTGTTGCGCTGGCGTTGCTCTATCTGCATGCTGCGGCGCGCTGCGGGCTGGATATGACAGGCATCGATTTCCCCGGCCATTTCCTGTTGCGCCTTGAAGCCAGTGGCGAACGTGTCCTGATTGACCCTTTTCATAACGGCATTGTGCTGGGTGCGGCTGAACTGCGTGAATTACTGAAGGCGTTTCAGGGCCTGGATGCCGAATTACAGCCCGAACATTACCGCGAAGCAACCGACCAGACGATTTTGTTGCGCCTGCAAAACAATATCAAGGTTCGCGCACTGCGCAGTGGCGACCTTGCCTATGCCACCACCATTCTTGAACGCTGCCTGATCATCGCGCCCGACGAACCGGGCCTGTGGCACCAGGCTGGCACGCTGCATGCGCGCCTGAATAACGATGAAAAGGCCCTTGCCGCGTTTGAACAGTTCCTGAGACTAAATCACGACCCCCGCCACCAACAACGCATCAAAACCCTCGCCGCCGAATTGCGCGACAGGATTGCCGGTATTGAACCAGACGCAGCAAAACAGGGCGATGCCAAGGACACAGATGACACCGTCATCCCCTTTCACCCGCCCAAATCCTGCGGTTCGGATAATGCCAATGGCAGCAAACAACCTGCCCCGTCAGATGATCCATCGCCCGTCTGA
- a CDS encoding BON domain-containing protein encodes MTSISKPGNHHDPGKTHIRHKRALRVCSGLFLATILLATGGCTSLVVGAGATAGVAAMQERGFKNSVSDNAINANLWRKYLEVDKNMFVDIEIEVVEGEVLLAGRVPSDAVEMKAVEIAWQTDGVKRVINQLQVGKEIGLVDTANDLLISTRIKTALMFDSRVYAINYNIETVDGTVYLMGIAQNRDELDRVISHVRATSYVKRVVNFVRLKDDPTRKRT; translated from the coding sequence ATGACGTCTATTTCCAAACCGGGCAATCATCACGACCCGGGAAAAACGCATATCAGGCACAAAAGGGCGTTGCGGGTTTGCAGCGGCCTGTTTCTTGCGACCATCCTTCTGGCGACAGGGGGATGCACATCCCTTGTGGTGGGGGCCGGGGCCACGGCCGGGGTGGCAGCAATGCAGGAACGCGGGTTTAAAAACTCGGTCAGTGACAATGCGATTAATGCCAACCTTTGGCGCAAGTACCTAGAGGTCGACAAAAACATGTTTGTCGATATCGAAATCGAGGTTGTCGAAGGCGAAGTCCTGCTGGCAGGGCGGGTTCCCAGTGATGCGGTCGAAATGAAGGCCGTTGAAATCGCCTGGCAGACCGACGGGGTCAAACGTGTGATCAACCAATTGCAGGTCGGCAAGGAAATTGGCCTGGTTGATACGGCAAACGACCTTCTGATCAGCACCCGCATAAAAACCGCGCTGATGTTTGACAGCCGGGTTTATGCCATTAACTACAATATAGAAACCGTTGACGGCACCGTTTACCTGATGGGCATTGCCCAGAACAGGGACGAACTTGATCGGGTTATTTCGCATGTGCGCGCAACGAGTTATGTTAAAAGAGTCGTTAATTTCGTCCGCCTGAAGGACGATCCCACACGCAAGAGGACCTAG
- a CDS encoding MarR family winged helix-turn-helix transcriptional regulator — protein sequence MSQNPPKSAFGPMLAQAARQWRRSVDQGLQPFGLTEATWLPLVHLSRAPEPLRQKQLAEALMLDGSAVVRLLDCLQKDGLIERREEEQDRRAKAIVLTDAGREMVARVEQAAADVRDHALAGISLDDMATTMRVLSVVSERTRNGLS from the coding sequence ATGTCCCAAAATCCACCCAAATCTGCCTTTGGTCCGATGCTGGCGCAGGCCGCCCGGCAATGGCGCCGGTCGGTTGATCAGGGCCTGCAACCCTTTGGCCTGACCGAGGCGACCTGGCTGCCTCTCGTGCATTTATCCCGTGCGCCCGAACCCTTGCGGCAAAAACAGCTTGCCGAAGCGCTGATGCTTGATGGATCTGCCGTGGTTCGGCTTTTGGACTGTTTGCAAAAGGACGGCCTGATTGAGCGGCGGGAAGAAGAACAGGACCGTCGCGCCAAGGCCATTGTTCTGACCGATGCTGGCCGGGAAATGGTTGCGCGGGTGGAACAGGCCGCAGCAGATGTGCGCGATCATGCTCTTGCGGGCATCAGCCTGGATGATATGGCAACCACTATGCGGGTTCTCTCTGTCGTCAGCGAGCGGACCCGAAACGGATTATCCTGA
- a CDS encoding AraC family transcriptional regulator yields MTTLLTSPDTGGIERLCNQTVRERFLTAPALPGIERIEAQFYGDMFAPHRHDTYALGVTLHGVQTFSYRGARQFSQPGNIIVLHPDETHDGGAGTEAGLRYRMLYLDPALLWRGLGENAPSLPFVAQPVFSDAALSATLLEMLAHLDSNFDELLIDQFVCSVAEGLSRHAKQPIRRSKKLAFPRLERAREFLEANTAETINSTDLEDVTGLDRYTLIRQFKACYATTPHRFLVMRRLQQAKTLIAQGEPLAGIAADTGFADQSHLNRHFKQAFGITPGRWAEMIRPHQLFPAQ; encoded by the coding sequence ATGACCACGCTTTTAACCTCCCCCGATACCGGCGGTATTGAACGTTTGTGCAACCAGACCGTCCGAGAACGGTTTTTGACCGCACCGGCCCTGCCCGGCATTGAACGGATCGAAGCCCAGTTTTACGGCGACATGTTCGCCCCCCACCGCCACGATACCTATGCGCTGGGTGTAACCCTGCATGGGGTGCAAACATTTTCGTATCGGGGTGCCAGGCAATTCAGCCAGCCGGGCAATATCATCGTCCTGCATCCCGATGAAACCCATGATGGCGGTGCCGGGACCGAGGCCGGTTTGCGCTATCGTATGCTCTATCTCGACCCGGCCCTGTTATGGCGCGGTCTGGGCGAAAATGCCCCCAGCCTGCCCTTTGTCGCCCAGCCGGTTTTTTCTGACGCCGCCCTGTCTGCCACCCTTCTGGAAATGCTGGCCCATCTTGACAGCAATTTTGATGAATTGCTGATCGACCAGTTTGTCTGCTCGGTCGCAGAAGGGCTGTCACGCCACGCCAAACAGCCGATTCGCCGCAGCAAAAAGCTCGCTTTTCCCCGACTGGAACGCGCCCGCGAATTTCTGGAAGCAAACACCGCCGAAACCATCAATTCCACCGATCTGGAAGATGTCACCGGGTTGGACCGCTATACATTGATCCGGCAATTCAAGGCCTGTTACGCCACCACACCGCACCGCTTTTTGGTGATGCGCCGCCTGCAGCAGGCCAAAACCCTGATTGCGCAGGGCGAACCCCTTGCCGGGATTGCCGCCGATACCGGCTTTGCCGATCAAAGCCACCTTAACCGCCATTTCAAACAGGCCTTTGGCATTACGCCGGGCCGCTGGGCCGAAATGATCCGCCCGCACCAGCTTTTCCCCGCGCAATAA
- a CDS encoding DUF2000 family protein produces MFDTKVAIILRNDLESWQSLNVTAFLMSGIIAKFPEIIGDDYVDRNGNKYNPMSVQPAIVLAADQATMGKIHNRIIERGVPASLYIEEMFATGHDAANREVFGQFAPDDAKVVGIALRAEKRVADKITKGAKMHP; encoded by the coding sequence ATGTTTGATACCAAAGTTGCCATCATATTGCGAAATGACCTGGAAAGCTGGCAATCCCTGAATGTGACCGCCTTTTTGATGAGCGGCATTATCGCGAAGTTCCCCGAAATCATCGGTGATGATTATGTGGACCGCAATGGCAATAAATACAATCCCATGTCAGTACAGCCCGCCATCGTGCTGGCAGCCGACCAGGCGACGATGGGCAAAATCCATAATCGCATTATCGAGCGCGGTGTGCCCGCATCCCTTTATATCGAGGAAATGTTTGCCACCGGCCATGATGCCGCCAATCGCGAGGTTTTTGGCCAGTTTGCGCCCGATGACGCCAAAGTGGTAGGCATTGCCCTGCGGGCGGAAAAGCGTGTGGCCGATAAAATCACCAAAGGGGCAAAGATGCATCCGTAA
- a CDS encoding aldo/keto reductase produces MKYNKLGQTGLFVSELCLGTMTFGGQGGMWQKIGSVSQKDADDLVKTAVDAGINFIDTANIYSEGLSEQITGQALKNLGIARDEVAIATKVFGRMGSNVNSTGASRYHIMDQVKGSLKRLQLDHIDLYQIHGFDNETPIEETIEALDTLVKQGHVRYIGVSNWAAWQIVKGLGISERKNLARFASLQAYYTLAGRDLEREIVPMLKSENVGLMVWSPLAGGLLSGKYDRNNETDGDGRRASFDFPPVNRDRAYDCIDAMRVVAKAHECSVAQIALAWLLHQQAVTSVIVGAKRTEQLEDNIKATGIKLTGADLEALNAVSALPAEYPGWMFERQGGYRQG; encoded by the coding sequence TTGAAATATAACAAACTTGGTCAAACAGGGCTTTTCGTCTCGGAACTGTGCCTGGGCACCATGACATTTGGTGGTCAGGGTGGGATGTGGCAGAAAATCGGCTCGGTTTCACAAAAAGATGCCGATGATCTGGTCAAAACAGCCGTTGATGCCGGTATCAATTTCATCGACACCGCCAATATCTATTCCGAGGGGCTGTCTGAACAAATTACCGGGCAGGCGTTGAAAAATCTGGGCATTGCGCGCGACGAAGTTGCTATCGCGACCAAGGTTTTTGGCCGCATGGGCAGCAATGTCAATTCCACCGGGGCGTCGCGTTATCACATTATGGATCAGGTCAAAGGCAGCCTGAAGCGCCTGCAGCTTGACCATATCGACCTTTACCAGATTCACGGGTTTGATAACGAAACCCCGATCGAGGAAACCATCGAGGCGCTTGATACCCTGGTGAAGCAGGGACATGTCCGCTATATCGGTGTTTCCAACTGGGCAGCCTGGCAGATCGTCAAGGGGCTGGGAATTTCCGAACGTAAAAATCTGGCGCGGTTTGCTTCGCTTCAGGCCTATTACACGCTGGCCGGGCGCGACCTTGAACGCGAAATCGTGCCGATGCTGAAATCGGAAAATGTTGGTCTGATGGTTTGGAGCCCGCTGGCAGGTGGCCTGTTAAGTGGCAAATATGACCGCAATAACGAAACCGATGGCGATGGCCGCCGGGCCAGCTTTGACTTCCCGCCGGTAAACCGTGATCGCGCCTATGACTGCATCGATGCGATGCGCGTGGTGGCAAAGGCCCATGAATGCAGTGTCGCCCAGATCGCGCTTGCCTGGCTTTTGCATCAGCAGGCGGTAACCAGCGTGATTGTGGGTGCCAAACGCACCGAACAGCTTGAAGATAATATCAAGGCAACCGGCATCAAACTGACCGGTGCGGACCTTGAGGCCCTTAATGCCGTGAGCGCCCTGCCAGCGGAATATCCCGGCTGGATGTTTGAACGCCAGGGCGGGTATCGCCAGGGTTGA